The genomic region CCCGCGCCCAGCAGGCTCCTGCGGGAGGGATCCATATCGGCCCTGGTCAAGTCGGCCACCTCGCTCACCACGCTGCCGCCGCCGACCTCGGCAGCGGGGGCCGGGCCCGTCGCCCAGCCGAGTTCGGCCGAGGTTACGGGGCGTGCGAGGAGGCGCGAGAGCGCTTCGGTGATGGCCGGACGGGCCTGCGCCTTGGGAACGGATCCGGCCAGCCAGTGCGAGACGGACGTCTTGTCGTAGTGCAGGGAGATCCCGAGCTCGGCCCCGGCGGTATTCGCCCGCCTCGCGAGCTGGTCGTTTCCGACCCCTGCCTCCGCCATCAGGCGGGCGAGGGCCTCGTTCGGTGTGCGTACTCGTGCCGCCATTCCAACCCCCGAACCTCGGTTCAACCCGTTCAACCGTCAGGCCAGTGTGGCCCCTGCCACCCCAGCACGTACCCGCGTTGGATGGATGTGAGCCGCTCGGGCTGCCACAACTTCGGCGCCGCGAGCACCCACTGGACCGCTGCCGCTCCGCCTGCCACCCCCGACAGGCGGCAGCGGCGGCCCCGGCAAAGAGGCAGGTGCCACGTGATGAACCCGCCCCCCGATCACCCCAGCCCTCGCTTCCGCGTACTGGGTGACGCCCGCGCTGTCGGCACGCTCGCCCGCGCCGAGTACGGCCTGAAGTCGTCTGCCGCAGGGTGGTCGCGGGAGGGGGAACCGGCGCTACCGGGCCGATCCCGGCGGACTTGCGATGACCGCCATGGCCACAGCCGAACTGCCCTCTCCCTCCCGCACCGTCGGGAGCAGCCGGTGACCCTTTTGAGTAGCGAGAAGCTGATGCTGCCTTCGATCCCTGACCCGCTTGATCTGCCCCTCTACGCCCAGACCCTGCCGTGTGTGGCGGAGTCCGTGGCCACCGCGCGGCAGCTCGTGAGGAAGGCGCTCGACGTCTGGGGCCTGGAGGCCTTGGAGGCGAGCGCTGTCCTGGTGATGTCGGAGCTCGTGACGAACTCCGTGGACCACTACGGCCGCGACCTGATCCGCGTGAAGGCTGTCCGCCTGGGCGAGGACCGCGTACAGGTCGCGGTCATCGACCGCTCCCCGAACGGCCCCACCGTGCCGAAGCAGCCGGCGCCGTTCGACGAGTCGGGCCGCGGTCTGTTCCTCGTCGACGCGCTCGCCGCCGAGTGGGGAACCGAGCGGATGCGGTGGGGCAAGCGCGTGTGGGCGGAAGTCACCACCGCCGAGGAGGCAGGCCAGTGACGCCCCCACCGTTAGCCGCGCAGGCCGCACCGCACGCCGCCGATCGTGGGATGCCCGCAGGGTGGGGTGAGATCGGCGGACCGGTCTCCCTCCCCATCCCGCCACTGGGAGAGCTGGCGCAGCCGAGTCGACGGGGACGCCTTCTTCGGCCTGGCGCTGATCGCTGCGAACCTCGGCGGCCTGGCCCTCGCCATCGGCGGCATCTGCGACGAGGTCCACGATGTCGCACACGCGCCCCTCGCGCCGTCCGCCCCGAACCTCCCGCCGCCACCCCCATAGCCCTGGCCCCGACTTCCGGTGAACTGGCTCGCCGCTCCCCCTCCCAGAGGCGAGCCACCGAGTCCCGGAGGCTGGGGCCGGTTCCAGCTCCCGCCCGCCCCCTCCCCCGTTGGGGACGGGTGGTTCCCCCGGCCCGGGGAACGACACGACACCAGGCCGGAGGGATGCACCACCCCCGTTGCCCGTACCCCGCCGTGGCAAGGCCGGGCACCACCTCACCGAAGGAGCACCTCAGATGAGCACGAGCATCATGCCCACCCCCGCCCAGACCGCTGGCCGGGCGAAGGAGATCCTGGCCGCGATCACCGCGGACGTGGAGTTCGGCGCCTTCGAGGCCGCCACCCTGGAATACTCCTCCGACTGGCAGGCTTCACCGGCTTCCCGGTCATCGAGCGCTGGAACCTCTACCAGGACAAGGCGCCGCTGTTCACCGAAAGGCTGCGCGCCCTCGTCCTCAAGGCCGCCGTCTTCGACCTGACCGGCGACGAGGTCATGTCCGAGATCCCCATCGCGGTGCCGGTGGACGAGATGACCCACGCCATGATCGCCCAGCCCCAGCTCTTCGCGCGCGGATTGCGGCACGCATCGGGTTCCAGCTCATCCACCAGACCGACCAGGAGCACACCGACTTCACCGACGGGGACTTCACCCCCCACCTCGCCTTCCGCCTCGCGTGGGGCGAGCCCCGCCGGTACTGGCTCCCGAAGACCGAAGTCGACCGGCGTGTGCAGGTCCTCACCGCGCGGTACGCGAGCATCCGCATGGACCGCGCCGGCCGCGAGCACGACATCGACTTCGCCGCCGCCTAGCCCCTGCCCAACGCCCACCACCGCCTCGGGGCCCGCGGCGTCGGTTCGTCCGCGGATTCCGGAGCCGCCGGTGGCGGGGCGATCCGGTCCGGCTCAACGCCGATCTTGTGCGGATGCACGCACGCCGGAGTCCTCTCGGCGGTATAGCGGAACCCGTCGGCCGGATCGAACGGACACTCACGGCTCGGCCGGTCGTACACCACGAACGACTCGCACGGCAGCCGGTGCGCCGGACAGATTCCGCAGGCCGGACGGTCCTCGTTTTGGGCGAACGGCTCGGTCATACCGGCGCACGATAGCGAAGACAACGGTCTCGGGCCATCTCACAGGAGGACGCCATGAAGGACCAGCGCACCGCCCTCGCCCGGCCTGGCGGGCCCCCGTGAAGCACACCGCCAGACCGGTCTCGGGGGATACCGCCTTCAGCTGACTCCTGATTGGGTCGAGCAGTCGCAGGCGGAATCACCTCCCCGGCGTGGCCAGCACATGCCCCCTTCGGCGTCCCTGCTGGCCGCGCCCAAGTCCTCCGCGCTACCTGCCGCCACGGCCCGCGTATCCCCACGCGCGTACCCTCGCCCGCCACCCCTGGCGGGCGAGACCGAAGACCAGGTGAAGGGATCACCGATGACGAAGCACTCGGTCGTACTGGACTGCTACACCGTCGAACCCAGCGGGCTCGGCGTCCCCCCGTACATCTCCACCTACGTGCGCACCGCGTACTCCGCCCTGCGCCAGGCCCGCCCCGGGAACGATGTGCGGTACCTGACGATCGACGATGTCCGCTGGAGCCTCAACGGCGGAAAGCCCCACGTGGCCGCCCCGCACAGCGACCCCCTCACCTATTCCACGACCGCCAATCGCGATGACGCGATCCGGCTGCTTCGCGATGCCGAAGAGGTCATCGTCATCGGCGGCGACAAGGTGCCCTCAGTGCACCTGCATGCCGTCAACGGCGGTCTCGCCGACATCGCCCGCGCCATGTCGTGCGTGCGCGGCAAGCGTTACCTGCTGGGCCCGATGACCACCTTCATGCTGTCCGAACCCGCCGAATACGCCGGCCTCTTCGACGCCTCGCACACCCACACGATCACCTCAAAGGACATCGCCCTCGGCTCGCGCACCTCCGCCCCGTACGGCCGACTGCGCGCTGACCGCGATTCCTTCGCGGGCCTGGTCGAGCAGATGCCGTGGACGCCGATCGCCGAGCTGGAGATGTACCGCGGCTGCACCCGACGCAACTTCTGCGACTTCTGCAACGAGCCTGGCAAGTCCCCCATCGTCGCCTTCCGCGACGTGGACGACATCGTGGAGGAAGCCGGTCAGCTGTACGCGGCCGGGGTCCGGCACCTCCGCCTCGGCCAGCAGACCTGCTTCTTCTCCTACCACAACCGCGACGTGGACAAGATCCGCGCCCTGCTGTCCGGGATCCGCAAGGCCTGCCCCGACCTGGAAGTCCTCCACATCGACAACGCCGACCCGCTCGCCGTAGCGGCCCCTGTCGGCCGGAAGATCGCGGGCCTGGTCGCCGAGTTCTGCACCGAAGGCAACTGCGCGCCCATGGGCATCGAGTCCTTCGACCTGGTCGTCATCGAACGCAATACCCTCACCTGCACCCCCGACGTCCTGATGCGCGCCGTCCAGCACGTCAACGAGGCCGGTGGCGAACGCGGCCCGGGCGGACTGCCGATGTTGTTGCCCGGCCTGAACCTGATCTACGGCATGCCCGGCGAGACGCACGCCACCCACATCGCCAACCTGACCTGGCTCACCCGCATCTACCACGCGGGCTTGATGTGCCACCGCACCAACGTCCGGCAGGTCCGCGCGTTCCCCGGCACCCCCCTCGCCGCGCAGAACGGCCAGCCGCTGGCACCGTCCGCCGAGCACTTCGAGACGTGGAAGGCCGACATCGACCACGGATGGGACCAGCCCATGAAGGAGCGCGTCTACCCCTCTGGGCTCCTCGTACCGGGCCTGCACTCCTACTTCGTCAACGACATGGGCACCTGGTGGCGGCGCCTGGGCTCGTACTCCATCCAGATCATCGAGCCCAACACCGCCACCCCCGTCGGGACCAGCGGCGATCTCGCCATCACAGGCCACGCCCCCCGCGTCATCTTCGGGCAGCGCCTTGCCGTCGCGGCCTGACCAGCGGACGGCCGCCTCCCTGACCGGGGGCGGCCGGCCGCGCCGCGTCGGCGTCCTCGTGCCATGGGCCAACGTCGCCATCGAGGAGGAACTGCCGCTCCTCGCCCCCGACGGTGTGGTCTTCCACTACGCCCGTCTCGTGCCCGCCTCCCGAACGACGGCGATCGACAGCCGCTTCTGGGACGGTCTGCGCGCGGCAGCCACCGACGGAGCCGACTCGCTGCGGCACATCCCGCTCGACGGCCTACTGCTCGGCTGCACCTCCGCCGGGTTCACCCCGGGCACCACTCCCGTACCCGAAGGCGTGGCCACCGCGTTCGATGCCCTGCTCGCCGAGCTCACCCGGCTCGGCGCCCGCCGCATCGTGCTGGCCACCCCGTACCCGGACGACGTCACCCGCACCGAAGCGAATGCCTTACACACCCACGGGGTCAAGGTCCTCGCCTGCGCGAGCCTCGGCCTGGCCGACGGCTACCCCGACGTCGCCCCCGCCCGCGCCAGAGACCTCGTGCTGTCCATGCCCGGCGACGCGCTGGACCAGGCAGACGCCGTAGTCCTGTCCTGCACAGGCTGGCGCACCCAGCCGATCCTTTCCGAACTCGCCCACCAGCTGGACCGGCCGGTCGTATCCTCCGTGTCCGCCATGGCCGCCTACGCCGCCCACCTCAAGCAGGGAGCCAACCCGTGAACCCGAAGCCCCCCGTGGTCGAGCGCAAGCGGATCACGCGCCTCGTAGAGACAGCCGCCGCCCTGGCCGACATCCGGACGGAGGTCGAGGCCAACCACGACAACAACCGGTGGTGGCCGACCAGCATCACCGACCCCCGCATGCGCATGCTCGCCGCCGGATGGTCCACCCGCGTCAACTACCGGATGATCGCGTCCTACGCGGCCGTCATCCGCGAAGCCGACACCCTCGGCTTCGACGCACTCGCCGCGTCCACCGACACCGAAGTCACCGACCTCGCCAGGCCCATCGGACTACCCCAGGCCCGCATCGACTACCTGCGCTCCCTGAACCTCCTCTTCGAGCAGTGGGCCAAGGACGAAACCGACCCCGCCGAGCTCGCCCAAAAAGACCTGATCCAGCAGATTGCCGACCAGGTCCACGGCGCCTCGTACAAGGTCGCCCAGTGCGCCGTGCTCTACGCCCGCGGCTACCACTGCGGAATCATCCCCGTCGACTCCGGCATGGTCACCAAGCTCGCCCCCGCCCTGGGCATCACCCTGCCCTCCGGGCCCGTCGCCCACGAGCGCCTGCGCCACCTCCTCGAAGGCACCGTCACCCGCGACCCCGACACCTTCCGCGCCATGGCCGCCCACCACGGCCACCGGGTGACCATCCCCGAAGACGCCGCTCCCACCTGGTGGGTCCACCTGGTCCTCATCTACTTCAAGCGGCAGTACCTCAACAAGCCGCCGAAGAACCTGTGCACCCGCCGGCCCCTGTGCGCCCGGATCGTCGACTGCACCCACTCCGGCCGCTGAGGAGACGACCGTGCACACCCGCTTATCGGTCGTCGGGAACATCTCCCACGACACCAGCCACTACTCCGACGGCCGCCGCTGCGACCGGCTCGGAGGCGCTGCCCTCCACACCGCCCTGGCCGCCGCCCGCGCGGACGCCCACGCGGCCCCCGTCTCCGTCATCGGCCACGACCTTGCCGGGCTCCCCGCAACACACCCTCAGCCAGGCATCGACTGGTCCGCCCTCGCCATCGCCCACGGCCCCAGCGCGGCCTTCACCCTCACCTACGGAACCGACGACACTCTGACCTCCAGCCAGGCCGACTACGGCATCACCGAAGGCCTCACCCGCCACGCGCTCGACCACATCACCGCCAACGCCGGCGACTTCTTCCACATCAGCCTGCGCCGCCCCCTCCAACCCGAGCCTCTCCTCGTCGAACTCACTAACCAGCGCGCCGGATTTAGCGTGGACCTCTTCCTGCCCAGCGCCGCCGACATGATCCGAGCCGCCACCCCCTGGCTGCACCGCGCAGCCGTCATCTTCACCAACGCCGCCGAGTACCGCCTCCTGGCCGAGGCACTGGAGCCGGACACCCTGCCGCTCGTCGCCATCACCGACGGCCCCCGCCCCGCCCGGCTCCTCACCCACGGCCAGCCCCTCGCTGCGGCCCAGCCCCCTCAGGTGAACCCCACCGACGTGACCGGTGCCGGCGATACCTTCGCCGGAACCTTCCTCGCCCACTGGCTCGCCAGCCAGGACACCGCCCGCGCCCTCGACCAAGCCGTCCATGCCGCCGCCGAGCACCTCACCGCACCGCCGCTCCTGATCCCCGCACCGCGCCGAAGCTGACCCATCCCACCGAAGGGACAACCACGTGGTGTACTACGTCGCCCACCGGCTCTTCTCCGCACACGATCGCGCCCTGGGCGCCCGCGTCGCCAAACAACTGGCCGACAAGGCCGGCCCTGACAACGTCTTCCTGCCGTTCTGCGACACCGACGAGGAAGACCTCATCGCCGACGTCAAAGGCCGCCGTCTCTACGAACTCGACACCGAGCGCCTGACCACCCTCACCGGGATGATCGCCCTCCTGCACGGCCCCAGCCTCGACGACGGCGTGTGCCTGGAGATCGGCTACGCCGCCGCCCTCGGCGTCCCCGTCACCGTCCTGACCACTGACTTCCAGACCTACGACCCCCACGGACACGCGCCCACCTGGCAGTTCCCCGATCCCCTCGTAGAGACCATCGCGAACCAGGTGATCCGCGTCCCCACTCTGGGTCCTGCCAGCAGCGCCCGCAGCCGCTTCACCACCTTCGGACAGCGCAACAACACCCAGCTGGACACCGCGATCAACGTCGGGATCAACGCCCTGCTGACCGCGCCCGCGCCCGCTCCGCCAGCCACCCCCGACCAGCACGGCGTCTACATCGAGCCGTCCCCCTACACCGACGATCACGAGCTCCTCAACGCCGTCCGCAGCGCCGGACACACCGCCCGCACCGCAAGCCGCTTCACCGCCGCCGACCCGACCACCGGATCCGCCGAGGACTGGAACCGCGCCGCGGCCGCCACCACCCTCGTCGTGGACGTCTCCGGGCCCGAGGCCCCGCCCGGCGCAGCACTCCTGATCGGCGCCGCAGCCGCCCGCCACCAGCCTGTCATCGCCTACCAGCCGCGCCCGGTCTACACCCACGCCCAGGGCCGTGAGCCCAACTGGCGGAACCTGATGGTGCAGTACGCCAGCACCGGCCACGCCACGACCCTGACCGGCGTCACGTCCGGACTCGCGTCATGAACGTCGCCGCCCTGGCCGCCCGCTACGACACCGTCGCCCTGGAGGGCAGTGACGGCACGGGCAAGAGCAGCCTGGCCCGCCAGCTGGCCGACAGGCACGGATTCCAGGTCGTGCACTCCCCGCGCACTCCCGACGCCGTCGCCCTCACCGGCCGGTACAAGGAACTTCTGGCCAAGCCCGGCCGGCTCGTCCTGGACCGCTGCTTCGTAAGCGAACTCGTCTACGGTCCGCTCTACCGCGACGGATCCCGCCTCACCTGGGCCCAAACCCTGGAGCTCGTGGACCTGGTGACGACCCGCCGGGGCGTCCTCGTCCACCTCACCGCGTCGCCGCTCGTGATCCACGCCCGTCTGCTCCAGCGCGACGGCACCGCACCACCGCTCTCCGAGATCGCGGAGCTCACCGCCGCGTACGAGCAGGCGTTCCACACGATCAGCTCCCACGCCGAGGTCGTCACCTTCGGTCCCGAACCGGACACTCCTTGCGCAACTGGCTGAGAATCACTGCATTGGAACTCTGGGCGATTCACCCCCGCTAGGCTCCTCCGCATCACATGCACCCCATGCCGGAGGCACCCCCATGGACATCCGCGAAGCCCAGAAACTCACTTGGGAGAACAAGGTCGAGAAGGGCTTCAACACGACTGACGTGCCCATGGAGTTCGGCCTCCTCAACGCCGAGCTGGGCGAAGCGTTCACCGCATGGCGCAAAGGTCTGCCCGACTTCGGCGAGGAACTCGCCGACGTCGTCCTCTACGCCGCCGCCCTCGCCGAGATGACCGGCATCGACCTCGCCGCCGAGGTCGAGAACAAGCTCCACAAGAACGCAGCACGGACATACGAGCGCAACACCAACGGCGCCCTGGTCCGCGTATCCGGAGACTGACCCAACCGACCGAATCGCTCACGAACCGGCCGGATCAGGCAGGCGTAGGGCTCGCACCTCACGAGGAGCGGGCCCTACGCCATCAAATCCAGCACCGCATTCATCTCCCTACGGCCCCGCCCGTCGGTGCGCGGGGCCATAGCCGTGTTCAGGTCGTGGCGGTGATGAGCATGTGGGCGGATGCATTGGCGAAGGCAGCCCCATGGAGGTCCGCCAGACGTGCCGTGTCGAGGGCCGAGGACAGAAGCCCGGCAGCGTGCTCCGCTCCGGCGTAGCGCTCGGCTGCCGACAGGTACGCCCAGCCCGGGCCTTCGATCCCGTGCAGGCGGGTGCTCCGCCATCCGGCCGCGGCGGCTTCAGCAAGGATCTCGGCGCCAGTGTGGAAGTGGGCGACAGTGAAGCCACGACTGCCGTCGTACCGGCCGTCGGACTGCACTGCGGCTACCTCTCAGTGCAGGAGTTCCGGGGGGAGTTGGGCGTGGACCGTGTACTCCTACATGAGGCTGTACCGGCTGATCCCCGCAGCCGCGACCAGGGCCCCGGGCCACGCGCAGCGCTTCCCGCAGGGCCGTGATCCGGTCGTCCCGTTCGGTCAGGTGGTACAGCGGGCCGAGCAGCAGCACCGCGTCGTACGTACCGGCCGCAGCGGTCAGGTGGCGGGCGTCGCCCAGCTCGGTCGTGCATCCGGCATAGGCGGCGGCCTGTTCCAGGTGGCGGGGTACCGGGTCGACGAGGTGGCTACTGAACTTGATTGGGTGATGTCGGGGCTGTTCGCCGGACAGTGACCGGTCGGCTCCGGTAGCTCTGGGCTGTGAGGTACGCGCAGGGCGGCGGTTTGACCGACGCCGAGAGGGCCGCGCGGGAGCGAATCCGGTTGCAGGCCGTGGAACGCTTCGTGGGCGGGGAGAAGAACCGGCAGATCGCGGCTGTGTTGCGGGTGAGCGAGCGGTCGGTGGAGCGATGGCGCCGCCAGTGGCGGGAGGCCGGGGAGTCCGGGGTTCGCTCGAAGGGATCGCCGGGCAGGCCGAGGCTGAGCGAGCGGCAAATAGACAGGCTTGAGCGGGAGTTGGAGCGTGGTCCGCTGGTTCACGGCTGGGCGGACCAGCGGTGGACGCTGGCCCGGGTGAAGACTCTGATCGGCCGACTGTTCCACGTCACTTACACGGTGGAGGGAACGTGGCGGCTGCTCAAGCGCCATGGCTGGTCCTGACAGCAGCCGACCCGTCGGGCGATCGAGCACGATGATGCGGCCGTCGAGCTGTGGAAGAGGGAGGTCTGGCCGCGGGTAAAAGCGCCGCGGCGGCTCGCGGAGCCTGGCTCGTCTTCGAGGACGAGGCCGGGCAGTCGCTGAGACCGCCGCGCGCCAGGACCTGGGGCCGGATAGGCCGGACCCCGGTCGTGCGTGTCCGCTGCCGGGGCTCCGGCCGGGTCTCGATGGCCGGGATGACCTGCTTCCGACAGGGCGAACGGTCCCGGATGTTCTACAGCTTCCACGTCTACCGGGGCCGCAAGGGCGAGCCCAAGGGCTTCACCTGGCGGGACTACCGGGACCTGATCGTGCGCGCACACATCCAGCTCGACGCTCCGGTCGTGCTCGTCTGGGACAACCTCCGCGCTCACTTGATGCCGCAGATGAAAGCGTTCATCGAAGCCAACGCCGACTGGCTGACGGTCTTCCAGTTTCCCTCCTACGCACCCGACCTCAACCCCCAGGAAGGCATCTGGTCGCTGGTCAAACGGACCATTGGCAACCTCGCCGCCGCCAACCTCGACCAGCTGGCCAGGGCCGTGAAACGAACCCTCAAGCAGATTCAGTACCGACCGCACCTCGTCGATGGATGCCTCACGGGAACCGGCCTGACCATGGACGACTGACCACGATCAGACCGACATCACGTACTCAAGTTCAGTAGTACCCGTAACTGAAATACAGGTGGGGCGCCGCCCTCACAAAGACGGATGACAGGACACTTACTGCGGACGCCTTCCATAATATGGACGAACGAGGCCGGCCAGCTTTCGCTGGATCGACCGAATGGTCGATACGGTGAATTCATCACCGAATCCTGTGGTCACTGACCATTCAACACCAGATCCAGCCAGATCACTAATGAAGACAATTTCTACCCCCAAAAGGATCCGCGCCCAGTCAGCACATGAAATTAGGCTGTCCTTCGCCAGCATCTCGCGCAGCCCGCGGCTCTTCTCGATCAGATCCGGGAAGTCAGCGAACCCGATCGCCACAGCAAGATCATTACTGCATCGAGCTGGCCCTCCCCACTCAAGGAGGGCGCGCCGCACCAAGTGGACCTCGGACTCCGTCAGCACTTGGCTCGGCCGCAGTGAATGATCGACCATCAATTCAAACCCTTCCAGTAATCATCCACAG from Streptomyces sp. NBC_00190 harbors:
- a CDS encoding ATP-binding protein, whose amino-acid sequence is MTLLSSEKLMLPSIPDPLDLPLYAQTLPCVAESVATARQLVRKALDVWGLEALEASAVLVMSELVTNSVDHYGRDLIRVKAVRLGEDRVQVAVIDRSPNGPTVPKQPAPFDESGRGLFLVDALAAEWGTERMRWGKRVWAEVTTAEEAGQ
- a CDS encoding radical SAM protein, with the protein product MTKHSVVLDCYTVEPSGLGVPPYISTYVRTAYSALRQARPGNDVRYLTIDDVRWSLNGGKPHVAAPHSDPLTYSTTANRDDAIRLLRDAEEVIVIGGDKVPSVHLHAVNGGLADIARAMSCVRGKRYLLGPMTTFMLSEPAEYAGLFDASHTHTITSKDIALGSRTSAPYGRLRADRDSFAGLVEQMPWTPIAELEMYRGCTRRNFCDFCNEPGKSPIVAFRDVDDIVEEAGQLYAAGVRHLRLGQQTCFFSYHNRDVDKIRALLSGIRKACPDLEVLHIDNADPLAVAAPVGRKIAGLVAEFCTEGNCAPMGIESFDLVVIERNTLTCTPDVLMRAVQHVNEAGGERGPGGLPMLLPGLNLIYGMPGETHATHIANLTWLTRIYHAGLMCHRTNVRQVRAFPGTPLAAQNGQPLAPSAEHFETWKADIDHGWDQPMKERVYPSGLLVPGLHSYFVNDMGTWWRRLGSYSIQIIEPNTATPVGTSGDLAITGHAPRVIFGQRLAVAA
- a CDS encoding maleate cis-trans isomerase family protein, which gives rise to MPSRPDQRTAASLTGGGRPRRVGVLVPWANVAIEEELPLLAPDGVVFHYARLVPASRTTAIDSRFWDGLRAAATDGADSLRHIPLDGLLLGCTSAGFTPGTTPVPEGVATAFDALLAELTRLGARRIVLATPYPDDVTRTEANALHTHGVKVLACASLGLADGYPDVAPARARDLVLSMPGDALDQADAVVLSCTGWRTQPILSELAHQLDRPVVSSVSAMAAYAAHLKQGANP
- a CDS encoding carbohydrate kinase family protein, encoding MHTRLSVVGNISHDTSHYSDGRRCDRLGGAALHTALAAARADAHAAPVSVIGHDLAGLPATHPQPGIDWSALAIAHGPSAAFTLTYGTDDTLTSSQADYGITEGLTRHALDHITANAGDFFHISLRRPLQPEPLLVELTNQRAGFSVDLFLPSAADMIRAATPWLHRAAVIFTNAAEYRLLAEALEPDTLPLVAITDGPRPARLLTHGQPLAAAQPPQVNPTDVTGAGDTFAGTFLAHWLASQDTARALDQAVHAAAEHLTAPPLLIPAPRRS
- a CDS encoding nucleoside 2-deoxyribosyltransferase, yielding MVYYVAHRLFSAHDRALGARVAKQLADKAGPDNVFLPFCDTDEEDLIADVKGRRLYELDTERLTTLTGMIALLHGPSLDDGVCLEIGYAAALGVPVTVLTTDFQTYDPHGHAPTWQFPDPLVETIANQVIRVPTLGPASSARSRFTTFGQRNNTQLDTAINVGINALLTAPAPAPPATPDQHGVYIEPSPYTDDHELLNAVRSAGHTARTASRFTAADPTTGSAEDWNRAAAATTLVVDVSGPEAPPGAALLIGAAAARHQPVIAYQPRPVYTHAQGREPNWRNLMVQYASTGHATTLTGVTSGLAS
- a CDS encoding class I SAM-dependent methyltransferase — its product is MSGEQPRHHPIKFSSHLVDPVPRHLEQAAAYAGCTTELGDARHLTAAAGTYDAVLLLGPLYHLTERDDRITALREALRVARGPGRGCGDQPVQPHVGVHGPRPTPPGTPALRGSRSAVRRPVRRQSWLHCRPLPHWRRDPC